The Candidatus Desulfofervidus auxilii DNA segment TAATAAAAGGTATAGTTGAAGGTTGTTGTCAAGCAGGATGTGCATTAATCGGAGGAGAAACAGCAGAAATGCCTGATTTTTATACCCCAGGAGAATATGACCTGGCGGGTTTCATAGTGGGAATGGTAGAAAGAGAGAAGATTATCGATGGTTCTGGGATTTCTGTAGGTGATCAGTTAATAGGAGTAGCCTCTTCAGGTTTACATAGCAATGGTTATTCCTTAGTGCGAAAGCTGTTTTTTGAAGAATTGAAATGGCCCTGTGATAAGTATTTAGAAACATGCCAGTGCACTTTGGGTGAGGAACTCCTTAAGCCAACTCGCATTTATGCATCTTCAGTTTTGTGTCTAATTCGAGATTTCCAAATTAGTGGTATGGCCCATATTACAGGTGGTGGGATTCCTGGAAATCTTAAGCGGATTTTACCCAAAGGTTGTAAGGCAATAATTAAAAAAGATAGTTGGGAAATTCCTCCGATTTTTAATATTATAAAGAAGCAAGGTAAGATAGAAGAAAGAGAGATGTTTTCTACTTTTAACTGTGGAATAGGACTTATTTTAGTGGTAAATCCTAAATATACAGAAGAAATCATAGAACGGCTAATGGGTTTGAAAGAACAACCTTTTGTTATAGGAAAAATTTTAGAAAGAAAAGAAAATGAAGAACAAATAGAGTTCGTATGATTTTGGTCAGCGCTTGTTTGATAGGACTTAAATGTAGATACGATGGCACTAATGCCTTTTGTAATGAACTTATGGATTTTTTAAAGGATAAAAACTATTTACCTGTATGTCCTGAGCAGTTAGGAGGTCTTCCTACTCCTCGTGCGCCAGCAGTAATAGTGGGTGGCGATGGCTTTGATGTCCAAAAACTAAAAGCAAGGGTAATAAATGAAGCACAGGAAGATGTAACCTTTAATTTTCTTCAAGGAGCGAAAAAGACTCTAGAACTGGCAGATTTGTTTGGTGTTGAAAGGTGTTATCTTAAGGAAAGGAGCCCTTCTTGTGGAGTAAACTGGGTTTATAAAAAAGAAGGGCTATCTCGGGGATGTGGTGTCACTACAGCCTTGCTTCTAAAAAATGGATATGCAATAATTGGTGTTTAAATCTAGGAGGTTAAAATGAGTTGGAAATGTGAGATTTGTGGCAAAAGACCCTCTGTAGGTCATAATGTAAGCCATGCCAATAATCGGACTAAAAGAAGATGGTTACCAAATGTGCAAAAAGTAAGAGCAGTAGTAAATGGACAGGTAAAGCGCATTCGGGTATGCACTAAGTGTTTAAAGGCCGGGAAGGTAGTGAAACCCAGTGTTAGAAGAGCTACTTAATTTTTTATGATATAAACCGGAACTGGAATACTCTCTTTAACGGTAACTCTACCTTTTTTTTCTAAAGAAGCAATATATTTTTCTACCTCTGCCTCAGCTATATTTAGTTTTTTAGCTAAGTTAGACGAAGAGTAAGGCGATTTTTGCAGATATAAAATTATTTGATGAAGAGAAAATTCATCTTTTATCATTTTTTTAAGTCCTTCACTCAATGTTAAATCTATTTTTTCTCCCTTTTCTCTCTTTTGTTTAAGTTTTACTGCCTGTTTACTAAATGCCATCCTTAATTTAGCTTTTTCTAAAGCCTCCTTTGCTGCCTCAAGCCTTATTTGCAGTGTTTCTTCTTCTATATCCTCACTTTCTCCCAATTTGCCAAGGCCTTTAATCTCATCTATAAATTCAGTCATAAGTTTTACAAACCGTGTGGCCTCTGCTGACGAGGCCCACTCTAAGAGGAGTCTTTTGGGATTTATCCCTATTTCTTTCATTATTTTATGAACAAAAGTTATTACAAATTGGGCTTCATAATTACCTTCCAGGTAATGACATTCACCCAAGTGTCACCCACCTACAAATATTCCATCTGCATGAGATAAAAAACCCTCTATAAGAAATAGGGGGTCTATCCTTCCAGTGCACATGACCCTGATTACCCTAGTATTAGGGGGGTATTGATAGCGAGCTACACCCGCAGAATCGGCTGCTGCATAACAGCACCAATTGCAAAGAAAACATAAAATTTTGGGTTCAAATCCATTATGAGCCACAGCTATTCCTCCTTAAAAGCTGCGATTTGAGCCATTATCTGTTCATCAGTAAATCTTCCCATAGAAATGGCTCTGGTAGGACAATGGGCAGAACATATACCACAACCTTTACAAGAAGCAGTTATGGTTTCGGCCTTCTTTCTTTTATTCACTTTGACAAGTCTAATTGCCTTATAAGGACATAGGCTCTCACAGGTACCACAGCCAATACACTTATCTTTATCCACCCAAGAAACAATAGGTTCAACTTCTACATATCCTTTAGCTAAAACAATAGAGGCCTTAGCTGCAGCAGCTAAGGCTTGAGATATAGTCTCATCAATAGGTTTAGGGAAATGGGCAATCCCAGCATAAAAAATACCATCTACAGATGCTTCTACTGGCCTTAATTTTACATGTGCTTCTAAGAAAAAACCGTCACTACTAAGGGGTGTCTTTAGCAAGGTAGCTAGCTCTTTGTTATCATTAGGCACAATGGCTACGCTTAAAACCAATAAATCAGGATAAATTACTATTTTTTCTTCTAAAATAGGATCTATACCTGTTAGCTTCAATTTATCATGGTCTTGTTCTACATTTGGAGGATTGTTTTTATCATATCTGATAAAAATTATGCCATTTTCTCTTGCCTTCTTATAATAATTTTCTCTAAAACCATAGGCTCTAATATCCCGATAAAATATATACACATTGGCATTGGGATTTATATCTTTTATTTTTAAGGCATTTTTAAGGGCCTGGCTACAGCAAATTTTACTACAATAAGGTCTTTCTTCTGTCCGAGAACCCACACATTGAATCATAACTACGGTATTTAAGTCTTTTTCATTGAGTTCAGCAGTAACTAATTTCTTCTCTAATTCTGTTTGGGTAAGCACTCTATCGTCTTCACCGTAAAGATACTGTTTAGGCAAATATTCATGTCCACCCGTGGCTACAATTATTGCCCCATGTTCAAGTTCCTTTTTCTCTCCATTGGATAACTCAACCACCGTCTTAAAATTACCCACATAACCACTAATTTCTTTTATATTTGCATTGGTAAAAACCTCTACTTTTTTATGTTGAGAAATTTCTTCATTCAGTCTTTCTAGGAGTTCCTTGGGATTATTCCCCTCTAAGGTATAATGGATGTGACGGAGATTCCCACCCAATTCACTTTGTCTTTCTATCAAGTAACATGCAAACCCTTGATTGGCTAAGGTAAGGGCAGCAGTCATCCCTGCTAATCCCCCTCCAATGATAAGGGTGCGTGGTATAACTGGTACTTTTTCTTCCTTAAGAGGTTTGATGTATCTGGCCTTAGCCACTCCCATGCGCACCAATTCTTTTGCCTTTTCTGTTGCTTTTTCCTTTTCATGCATATGCACCCAAGAACATTGGTCTCTGATATTTACAAATTCAAATAAACAACGGTTTAGACCTGCCTCTCTGATGGTTTCTTGAAACAGAGGTTCATGAGTCCTAGGAGTGCAAGCAGCCACTACTACCCGATTTAAGCGGTATTTTTTAATCATTTCCTTGATTCTTTCTTGAGTATCTTGAGAACAACTATATAGATTTTGCTCACTATAAACCACATTTTTTAAAGTAGCAGCATATTTTTGGACTTCAGGCACATTGACTACTCCACCAATATTTATTCCACAATGACAAACAAATACTCCTATTCTTGGTTCTTCTTCTATTTCTATTTCTGGAGGATATTCTTTCTTAACTGTAAGGGCATTTCTTGCTGGAGCAAGTAAACTACAAGCACAACCAACTGCACCAGTTGCCTGGGTGACACTTTCTGGGATGTCCTTTGGTCCTTGAAATGCCCCGGCTACATAAATACCCTCTTTTGTGGTATTTACAGGAGTAAATTCATTTGTTTGAGAAAAACTGTATTTATTCAACCCAATTTTAAACACCCTAGCAAGCTCCAACGCTGTTCGTGGAGCAGCTAGACCCACCGATAAAACCACCATATCAAACTCTTCTTCCACAATCTTTCCGTTTTCTAAACAATACCTTAAGACTAAATCATGGTTTTCTATCTCTCTCACTTGGCCCACACGGGAATGCACAAAACGGATGTGGTATTCATCTTGTGCCCGTTGGATAAATTCCTCAAAACCTTTTCCTTGCGCTCTGATATCCATATAAAAAATAGTAATTTCTAAATCAGGGTCATGTTCTTTAGAAACCACGGCCTCTTTTACAGCATACATACAACAAACTGCTGAGCAATAAGGATGCTTCTGGTCACGAGAACCCACACATTGCAGCCAAGCAATCTTTTTGGGAGGTTTTTTATCCGAAGGCCGTAAAATCTCCCCTTTATAAGGACCAGAGGCACACATAATCCGTTCAAACTCAAGGCTGGTAACCACATTTGGATATTGGGCATAACCATATTGATTAGAAGTATAGACATCACTAACGCTAAAACCTGGGGTTAAAATAATAGCACCTACAGCAATTTCCTCATAGGATGCTGTTTGACTAAAATCTATGGCCTCTGCCTGACAGGTAGGAACACATATCTTACACTCCTGCCTATTTACAAACAAGCAAGCACTAGTGTCTACTACATAAGTGGCAGGAACTGCCTGAGGATAATCAATATGAATACACTTTGTGAGCCCAAGGTTAGCGTTATAAGTATCAAAAACAGGTGTAGGACAATAACTTGCGCAAATACCACAAGCTGTGCACTTTGTTTCATCAATGTATCTTGGTTGTTTCTTAATTTTTACCTTAAAATTTCCTGGTTTCCCTTCAATATTTTCTATTTTAGCGAGGGTAATGATTTTTATATTGGGGTGACCACCTGCCACCACTAGCTTTGGTGAAAGAATTCAGAGAGCACAGTCATTGGTGGGAAATGTCTTATCTAACTCCGCCATAACTCCACCAATACAAGACTTTTCTTCCACCAGATAGACAAAATATCCCACTTCTGCTAAATCTAAAGCAGCTTGAATACCGGCAATACCTCCCCCTACAACCATTACTGCGCCTATCATTTTTCCTTTCTCTACCATTTTTTAGTTAAATACTAGACTTAGCTAATTCTTTTAAATTAACTTCTAATGTTTCAGCCTTTTTATTTAGTATGTTCAAAAGCATCTTCTCTCTGATTTCAAGAGAAAATTTGTCTATTTTTTCTACTGTTTCTTTAAAAGAAGGATGGGCATAATTATCTTCAATCGCCATATTTCTCAAAACGGCCATAATTTCACTGAATTTCACATCTTGAGGACAAACAAAGGAGCAACTTTTACACTGAATACAATGCCAAATAATGTCAGAGCTAAGCACCTGTTTTTTCATTCCCAAAAGAACCATGTGTATTATTTTTCTGGGGTCAAATGCCTCATTTACCCCTTTTACAGGACAGGCTGCAGTGCAAGTTCCACAAGCAAAACAGGCTTTAATACTTTCTCCTCCAAGTTTTCCAGCTACTTGAAACTTAAAATTTGGGTCTAATTGTTCAATTAATATCTCTTCCAAAGTTATACCTCCCTTTTAACTCAATTTCAAAGCCATATCTATCATAGCTGAAAACTGCTCCAGGCTATGATTGGGAATGTATATTCCCTTTTTGGGACAAGTGGCTTGACAAATTCCACATCCTTGACATAAAAACGGATTTGACTCCACAGTCTTTTTTATTTCACCATTTTTTATATATTCAATAAGTGAAAGCGCATTATAAGGACAAGGGTCAATACAATAACCACATCCATCACAATTTTCATCAACGACTTGAGAAACAATAGGGGATAAAAATATCTCATCTTTAGATAGAATTAAAACCCCACGGTTAGCAGCAGCCATAGCCTGAGCAATACTTTCTTCCATAAATTTTGGGCCTTGAGACAAGCCACAGATAAATATGCCTGCCACAGGGGTATCCACCACACTTAAATCCTTTAAGGTTTCTTGAAAGAAACCAAATTCGTCTAAGGGTATATTTAATATCTGTGCTAATTTTTTGTTTTCTGAGGATGGTATGATCGGCAAAGCCAAGGCAAGAATATCTGCATTTATCACAAGCTCTTCTCTTAAGATTGGGTCATACACCTTTACTTTTAACTGTGACCCACCTTCCTCCATTTCTACTTGTGGCTTTTTATCCAAGTCATAACGGATAAATACTATTCCTTTGTTTCTTGCTTTTCGATAAACGTCCTCCCTAAAACCAAAGGTTCTTATATCCCGATAAAGGATATATATATTTATCTCGGGATTTTTTTCTTTCAATTGGATAGCATTTTTCAAAGAATGAGTGCAACAGACCCGACTACAATAAGGCCTATTATCATCTCTTGAACCTACACATTGGATAAAAACTACATTTTTGCTATTTTGTAAAAGTTTATCTCCTTTAGCAATCCTTTCTTCTATCTCTAAAAGACTCAAAACTCGGGAATGTTTTCCATAGAGATAATCTGCTGGTCTATCCTCTTTACCTCCTGTAGCTATAATAATTATTCCATGATGGACTTCCTGATTTCCTGATGGGGTATTTAAGATAGTAGTAAATGCCCCTACCTTGCCTTTGGTCTCAACAATTTCTGTTTTTTTAAACACCTTAATTAAAGGATGTTTTTCCACCTGTTCAATTAATTCTTTTAAAAAGCTTTGAATATTTCTTCCTTGCCAAGAAAAATAAAGTTTTTTGGCTATACCACCTAATTGTTCAGTCCTTTCCACCAGATAAACTTCTATTCCTCTTTTGGCTAAATGTAGTGCCGCTGAAAGTCCGGCAATGCCTCCTCCGATCACTAAACCTTTCTTAAAAACACTAGGTCTTTTTCTGAGTAAAGGTTTTTCTAAAGCAATTTTAGCCACCGCCATTTTGATAATCTCTGTGGCCTTTTCAGTAGCTGCTTCCTGCCAGTCTGCATGGACCCAAGCACATTGTTCACGAATATTAGCTATCTCTATCAAATAAGGATTTAACCCTACCTCTTCTCCAATCTTTTTAAAATGTGTTTCATAAAGTCTGGGGCTGCAGGCAGCGATTACCATGCGGTCTAACTTGAATTCCTTGATTTTTTCCTTTATAAACTGCCTTCCTTCCAAGCTACACAGATTAAAATGTGCTTTAGCACATACTACTTGAGGCAATTGTTTTAAGTCTTCTAATATTTTATCAATCTTAATTATATCACTTATACTACCCTGACACTGGCAAATAAATACACCTAAACGGGGTTCTTGAGAAAAAACAGGTGGATAAGGTTCAATAACCTTTTCAGGGGTTTTTAAAACCAGAGATGCTTCAGCAGCCGCGGCACTAGCCTGAATAGTGGTATCTAAAATATCCTTGGGCTCTTGGAATACACCGCATGTATAAATTCCTGCCCTGGAAGTTTGAACAGGTCTTAACATATCTACAGACACAAAATCATAATGATTAAGAGCAATACCTGTTTTTTGGGCTAATGCTACCATTTTTGGAGAAGGGGAAAAACCTACAGAAAGGACCGCCAAATCAAACTCCTCCTCTTTCAACCCCCCTTCAGGAGAAGCATATCTTACTATCACATTTCCATTTTCAGGACTTTCTAAAATGGCATGAACCCTGGAACGAATAAACCGGACCCCTGCTTCTTTGGCCTTGGTTAAATATTGCTCACCTTTTTTCCCATAGGCCCTTAAATCCATAAAGAAAATACTTCCCTGAATATTTCGTTTTTGGGTTACGATAGCCTCTTTTAAGGCATACATACAACAGACACTGGAGCAATAACCATGATTA contains these protein-coding regions:
- the purM gene encoding phosphoribosylformylglycinamidine cyclo-ligase; translated protein: MEDSLTYEKAGVSLKRADEAVSRIKALVKKTHQSSVLYDIGHFAGFFAISQDRYKDPVLVSSTDGVGTKLKIAFMMDKHDTVGIDLVAMCVNDIVVHGARPLFFLDYIATSYLAPEKVEEIIKGIVEGCCQAGCALIGGETAEMPDFYTPGEYDLAGFIVGMVEREKIIDGSGISVGDQLIGVASSGLHSNGYSLVRKLFFEELKWPCDKYLETCQCTLGEELLKPTRIYASSVLCLIRDFQISGMAHITGGGIPGNLKRILPKGCKAIIKKDSWEIPPIFNIIKKQGKIEEREMFSTFNCGIGLILVVNPKYTEEIIERLMGLKEQPFVIGKILERKENEEQIEFV
- a CDS encoding DUF523 domain-containing protein, whose protein sequence is MILVSACLIGLKCRYDGTNAFCNELMDFLKDKNYLPVCPEQLGGLPTPRAPAVIVGGDGFDVQKLKARVINEAQEDVTFNFLQGAKKTLELADLFGVERCYLKERSPSCGVNWVYKKEGLSRGCGVTTALLLKNGYAIIGV
- the rpmB gene encoding 50S ribosomal protein L28; its protein translation is MSWKCEICGKRPSVGHNVSHANNRTKRRWLPNVQKVRAVVNGQVKRIRVCTKCLKAGKVVKPSVRRAT
- a CDS encoding hydrogenase iron-sulfur subunit, translating into MAHNGFEPKILCFLCNWCCYAAADSAGVARYQYPPNTRVIRVMCTGRIDPLFLIEGFLSHADGIFVGGUHLGECHYLEGNYEAQFVITFVHKIMKEIGINPKRLLLEWASSAEATRFVKLMTEFIDEIKGLGKLGESEDIEEETLQIRLEAAKEALEKAKLRMAFSKQAVKLKQKREKGEKIDLTLSEGLKKMIKDEFSLHQIILYLQKSPYSSSNLAKKLNIAEAEVEKYIASLEKKGRVTVKESIPVPVYIIKN
- a CDS encoding CoB--CoM heterodisulfide reductase iron-sulfur subunit A family protein, with protein sequence MVEKGKMIGAVMVVGGGIAGIQAALDLAEVGYFVYLVEEKSCIGGVMAELDKTFPTNDCALUILSPKLVVAGGHPNIKIITLAKIENIEGKPGNFKVKIKKQPRYIDETKCTACGICASYCPTPVFDTYNANLGLTKCIHIDYPQAVPATYVVDTSACLFVNRQECKICVPTCQAEAIDFSQTASYEEIAVGAIILTPGFSVSDVYTSNQYGYAQYPNVVTSLEFERIMCASGPYKGEILRPSDKKPPKKIAWLQCVGSRDQKHPYCSAVCCMYAVKEAVVSKEHDPDLEITIFYMDIRAQGKGFEEFIQRAQDEYHIRFVHSRVGQVREIENHDLVLRYCLENGKIVEEEFDMVVLSVGLAAPRTALELARVFKIGLNKYSFSQTNEFTPVNTTKEGIYVAGAFQGPKDIPESVTQATGAVGCACSLLAPARNALTVKKEYPPEIEIEEEPRIGVFVCHCGINIGGVVNVPEVQKYAATLKNVVYSEQNLYSCSQDTQERIKEMIKKYRLNRVVVAACTPRTHEPLFQETIREAGLNRCLFEFVNIRDQCSWVHMHEKEKATEKAKELVRMGVAKARYIKPLKEEKVPVIPRTLIIGGGLAGMTAALTLANQGFACYLIERQSELGGNLRHIHYTLEGNNPKELLERLNEEISQHKKVEVFTNANIKEISGYVGNFKTVVELSNGEKKELEHGAIIVATGGHEYLPKQYLYGEDDRVLTQTELEKKLVTAELNEKDLNTVVMIQCVGSRTEERPYCSKICCSQALKNALKIKDINPNANVYIFYRDIRAYGFRENYYKKARENGIIFIRYDKNNPPNVEQDHDKLKLTGIDPILEEKIVIYPDLLVLSVAIVPNDNKELATLLKTPLSSDGFFLEAHVKLRPVEASVDGIFYAGIAHFPKPIDETISQALAAAAKASIVLAKGYVEVEPIVSWVDKDKCIGCGTCESLCPYKAIRLVKVNKRKKAETITASCKGCGICSAHCPTRAISMGRFTDEQIMAQIAAFKEE
- a CDS encoding 4Fe-4S dicluster domain-containing protein → MEEILIEQLDPNFKFQVAGKLGGESIKACFACGTCTAACPVKGVNEAFDPRKIIHMVLLGMKKQVLSSDIIWHCIQCKSCSFVCPQDVKFSEIMAVLRNMAIEDNYAHPSFKETVEKIDKFSLEIREKMLLNILNKKAETLEVNLKELAKSSI
- a CDS encoding FAD-dependent oxidoreductase — protein: MDKILVIGAGIGGIHAALELAEAGYYVYLVEKSPFLGGLMAQIFKTYPTCFYCHIYPKLSACINHFNIEVLTQTQVEKVEGEAGNFQVTLIQGPQYVNNKCNACGICASKCPVKVNDPFLRKLQSRKAIYLPYASVFPNRYVIDTKNCLFFTKGECKECERVCPVQAIDFNAPQEVRHLNVGAIILASGARLSDASIYDAYNYLKLPSVITSMEFERLIKNSIATLGDLVRPWDRKKIQRVAWLQCVGSRDVTNNHGYCSSVCCMYALKEAIVTQKRNIQGSIFFMDLRAYGKKGEQYLTKAKEAGVRFIRSRVHAILESPENGNVIVRYASPEGGLKEEEFDLAVLSVGFSPSPKMVALAQKTGIALNHYDFVSVDMLRPVQTSRAGIYTCGVFQEPKDILDTTIQASAAAAEASLVLKTPEKVIEPYPPVFSQEPRLGVFICQCQGSISDIIKIDKILEDLKQLPQVVCAKAHFNLCSLEGRQFIKEKIKEFKLDRMVIAACSPRLYETHFKKIGEEVGLNPYLIEIANIREQCAWVHADWQEAATEKATEIIKMAVAKIALEKPLLRKRPSVFKKGLVIGGGIAGLSAALHLAKRGIEVYLVERTEQLGGIAKKLYFSWQGRNIQSFLKELIEQVEKHPLIKVFKKTEIVETKGKVGAFTTILNTPSGNQEVHHGIIIIATGGKEDRPADYLYGKHSRVLSLLEIEERIAKGDKLLQNSKNVVFIQCVGSRDDNRPYCSRVCCTHSLKNAIQLKEKNPEINIYILYRDIRTFGFREDVYRKARNKGIVFIRYDLDKKPQVEMEEGGSQLKVKVYDPILREELVINADILALALPIIPSSENKKLAQILNIPLDEFGFFQETLKDLSVVDTPVAGIFICGLSQGPKFMEESIAQAMAAANRGVLILSKDEIFLSPIVSQVVDENCDGCGYCIDPCPYNALSLIEYIKNGEIKKTVESNPFLCQGCGICQATCPKKGIYIPNHSLEQFSAMIDMALKLS